ATCATGGTGAAGAGCTGGGGCGAGATGACCCCCAAATCCAGGCCGATGTTGAGCACGATGAGCTCCATCAGCCCGCGCGTGTTCATCAGGATGCCAATGGCGCTCGCCTCGCGCCATCGCAGGCCCGTCATCCGCGCCGCCACCGCGCTGCCGCCGAACTTCCCCAAACAGGCCAGCACGATGATGACGCCGCAGGTCACCCAATCCTCGGCGGTGTTCAACAGGCCGATCTGCGTGCGCAGACCGCTGAAGGCGAAGAAGACGGGCAGCAGCAACACCACCGCCACGTCCTCCAGGCGCTCCGCCAGGGACTCCGCCAGCCGGCCCTCCTTCGGAATCACCGCGCCGAAGAGGAAGGCGCCGAAGAGGGCATGGATGCCGATGAGCTCCGTCACGCCCGCGGACGCCAGCAACATCACCAGCGTGACGGCCACCACGTTCTGGGTCAGGCCCTCGCGGCTGGCCACCCGCGCGCCCAGCCGAGCGAGGAAGGGCTTCACCACCATCAACATGAAGACGATGTAGGCCAGCGCCAGCACCGTGGTGAGCCCCGCCTGCGCCAGGCTCGACGCGCGGACGATGGACACGACGAAGGCCAGCAAGCACCACGCGGTGACGTCATCCACCGCCGCACAGGCGATGGCCACCGTCCCCACCTTCGACTGGAGCAACCCGCGCTCGGTCAGGATGCGCGCGAGCACCGGGAAGGCGGTGATGCTCATCGCCACGCCCATGAAGAGCACGAACGACGAGAACGGCACCTCCGGCGACGACAGGCTCTTGTAGAGCCACAACGCGCCCGCGCCCGCGCCCAGCGCGAAGGGCACGACGATGCTCGAGTGGCTGATGGCCACCGACGTGTGCCCCCGGCCCTTGAGGAGCTGGGGGTCCAGCTCCAGGCCGATGAGGAACATGAACAGCACCAGGCCCACCTGGCTGAGCAGCGTCAGCACGGGCATGGATGAGGCCGGGAACAACGAATTCATCACATCCGGCGCCAGCCACCCCAGCAGCGACGGCCCCAGGACGATACCGGCCACCACCTCCGCGATGACCAACGGTTGCCCCAACCACCGCGCGCCACGGCCAATCAGCCGCGACAAGCCAATGATGACGATGAGCTGCAGAATCAGCAGCGCGAGTGCGTTGGTGTGCATCCGGCCCTCCACGTAAAGTGTTAAGCTGGCACTTACCAACCTGATCCACATGCGTCAACGGAGGGCGACTCGCGGCGTCGCCGGGCACACGCCCGCCTGCTTCAGGCCGTCAGATGCTTGCCGACCGCGTCCAGCAATGTCTCCACGTCCACGGGCTTGCGCAGATGTCCGCAAGCGCCAATCTCGTCCGCGACCTGGCGCGCGTTGGCGGACGCGGAGAACACGAGCACGGGGATGTCGCGCCAGGCGGGGACCTGCCGCATGGCCCGCGCGAAACCGCCGCCGTCCATGATGGGCATCATCATGTCCAGGAGGACGAGCCCGGGCAGCTCGGACGCGCCGCCCAGCACCTCCAGGGCGTGTTTGCCGTTGCTCGCTCCCAGGACGGTGTACCCCGCGTCACGCAGTACCTCCTCCAGGGCCTCCCGCAGGTCCGCGTCGTCATCCACCACCAGCAACGGCCGGCTCACTCACGCCTCTCCTTTTCTTCACCAACGGCCACGCTGGACGAGCCGTGACGCGGACCTTGGATACATCCGAGCTTATCGCTCGTCCCGCTCGCGCGAAGCAGTGCTTCGCACGCTCGCCAGGCCCAGGTCCCGCCACACGGAAACAAACACCCCGACACCGGGCACAGTAACGGGGATGCGCCCGTAGCGATGTGACGAAGCGCACGCGCAGCGATTCCGACCGATGGCTGGTGAACGTCCAGGCGGCGTCACACCGGTTTTCCAGGGCCGCACACGGCCCATGGATTCGGAAACGCCCCACGCTGAACGCGAGGCCCGAGGCGTCCGCCGCCTCGAGGGCCCTGAGACATCACGCTACTTCCAGGAAAGCTCGTACTCGCTGTCGAGCAGGCCGACTTGCCGGCCGTGGACCCGGACCTCTCGCGCCCCCACGGCCTCCAGCACGCCGTGCAACACACCCTCGTGGTAGGCGGCCGGCATGAAGTCGCGACGCATGATGAAGCGGGCGCTCGTCTCCCCCGTCCACACCGGGTAGCGCTCGCCGTACGTCACCGCGGCCAGATAGGCCTCGCCCAACGACTCCAACAGGTGCCGCGGCTTGCCGTTGGCCGTGCGCATCAGCTCGCGGCCGAACATGGAGGCCACGAAGTCCACCGTGGCCTGCGTGCCCATGCGGCGCAGCACGCCTTCGAAGCCGTCCAACTGCGGCGCCAGCAACCGCGCCGCCGTCGACGACATCCGGAGATAACGGGAGATGGGGTACAGGTGCAGGAGGTTGATTTCCCACATGCCCGCCACGCCCTTGCAGCGGGCCACGGCGCCATCGCCGCCCAGGAAACCCACGACGTCCAGCGTGCCCTGGAAGAACATGCCCCGGGCCATGTCGTCGTCCGTGGCCGCCAGCCGGCGCAATTCCAGCTCCCAGGCCGCGCCGCCACCCGAGCTCGATTCATAACCCGCGTACATGGTCATCTCCCCGAGGGGACCCAACAGGTCACCCGGGGAACACGCCGCCACCTGACCTCGCGGATGCTTCCGGGCTCCCTGGATTCCCCCCACTTCCGGGAAGCCAACAGTCGCATATTTTTACGGTACTGTCGAACCAAACTCGTTTCGCCCCGGGGGCCGAGAGAAGCATCCACCAGCCAACGTAATCCGGTGGAAAAGCCCCTTTGTCAGCTCACCCCGCAAGCAAGGACGCCTGCGCGGCGGCAACGCCAGCCCCGGGCTCGGCCCGGTGACCCGCGGCGGCCAAGGCGCGCTCCAGCGCCCCCACGGTGGATAGGACGTCCGCGGGGCCCACGCGGTTCATGTGGCCCACGCGGAAGTAGCGCGTCTTCAGGTCCGGGTGCAGGCCACCGGCCACCACGACACCCTGCCCCTTCACCCCGCCCACCAGCGCCGCGTCCACACCTTCCGGGTAGTACACGGCGCTCAAGGTGTTGGCGGCCACGGCCTCGGACGTGGGCAGCAGCCGCAGCCCCAACGCCTTCCACCCCGCACGGAAGGCCCGCGCCATGCGCTGGTGCCGGGCGAAGCGGGCCTCCATGCCCTCGGCCAGAATCTGTCCCAGGCTCACGTCCAGCGCCGCCACCAGGTTCACCGGCGGCGTGGCGAAGTAGGCCGGCTTGCCCGCTTCGTAGGCCTCCATGATGGGCAGCCACTCCGCGAAGTCCGCGTAGACACTGGCCACCGGCGCGCGACGCTTGCGCCACGCCTCCATGGCCCGGGGCCCCACGGTGAGCAGCGCCAGCCCGGGCGGCACACCCACCGCCTTCTGGCTGGCGGTGAGGTACACGTCCGCCTCCCACGCGTCCTGGCGGAAGGTCTCCGCCGCGGTGGCGCACACGCCGTCCACCACCGACAGCACCCCGTGCTTGCGCGCCGCGCGCACCAGCGGCTCCGCCGGCGCGAGCACGCCCGTGGACGTGTCCACGTGGGTGATGGACAGCAGCTTGAAGCCGCCCTGGGACAGGTGCGTCTCCACCTCGTCCAGGGAGGGCACGTCGCCCGGCGGCGCGCGCACGTGCGTCACCTTCGCGCCGTGGCGCTCGAGAATCTTCGCCATCCGGTCGCTGAAATAGCCGGTGTTCACCACCAGCGCCGCGTCACCGGGCTCCACCAGGTTGGCCACCGCCAGCTCCATGGCCAGCGTGCCGGAGCCGGAGACGACGAAGGGCTGCGCGGACGGCGCCAGGCACACCTCGCGCAGCCGCTTCAGCGCCCGGCCGAAGAGGGCGATGAAGGCCGGATCCGTGTGACTGAGCGTGGGCGCGCCGAGCGCCTGGAGCACCTCCGGCTCGAACTCCACCGGCCCCGGAATCATCAGCAAATCTCTCACGGTGTCACCGCTCCTCTCACACGTCCGCCGTGGACGGAGATGCCCACGGCCCCGGTTCGACTGTGGCGGCCCCCGGTCGCGCTGTCCACGCACATGTGCCGCCGGGGGCGGGGCGACCGGGCCACTGTTCGGAAATGTCGGGACATTCGCGGCGCAAAACCCCCGACATTTCCGAACAGCGAGCCGCCCGATGCGCTCCGGAGGCCTACAGGCGGACCAGCAGCTCGCGGAGAATCGCGAAGCCCTGTCGGAAGTCCTCCAGCCGGGCCTGCTCGTTGGGGGCGTGGTAGTACTGCATGTCCCCGAAGCCGGTGATTTGCACGTCGCAGCCCTGACGTTGCAGGTCCCTCACCAGCGGCAGCGAGCCGGTGAGCGAGAAGGGCGTCGCCGCCACGCCGCGAACCACCTGCATCGCCTCCTTCAGCGCGCGCAGGCCGTCGGAGTCCAACCGGCAGGCGATGCCCTCGGTGCCCGTCCCCTGGAAGCGGAACGCCAGCGTGCCGCGCTTGCCGCCCGCCGTGCGCGCGTGAGGAAAGTGGGCCGGGGCGTCGCCGCGCTCCAGCCGCGCGTCCAGCTCCCGCATGAAGCCCTCCACCTCCTGCTGCACCTTCGCCAAATCGTAGAAAGGCGTGAGCCGGATGTCGCCGCGGATGACGACGTCGGCGGGGACCTTCGTCTCCTTGGTATTGGGGGCCTCCACCACCGTGGCCTTGAGGCTGGAGGATGACAGAAAGCCCCAGCGCTTCTCGTCCTCCGTGGGCGGGAAGCGCTCGTGGAAGAAGCGGGCCAGCTCCAGCGACGCGGCCATGCCCAGCTCCAGCGCGTTGACGCAGTTCTGCGGCATGCCGGAGTGGCCGCCCACGCCCGTCACCTTCAGCTCCCACAACGTGACGCCCGCGGTGCCCAGCGTGGGGCCGAAGTTCGCGCTGTCGAGCCAGTACACCGGCTGCCCATCCAGCGGCTTCAACTTCCCCTGCTCGGCCACGTAGTTGAGGCCCAGGCCGGGCAGCTCGGACGACTCCTCGTTGGAGATGAGCACCACCTTCAGCGTGCGGCTGGGGCGCACCTTGCGTTCCGCGAGCTGGGCCACCAGGTCCGTCAGCACGGCGACGTGGCCCAGACAGTCGGTGACGCCACGGCCGTAGAGCACGCCGCCCGGGCCCTCCCACAACGTGAAGGGGTCGCGATCCCAGCCCTCCGCCTTCTGGTCGGCGGGGACGACGTCGAAGTGCGCGCCAACGAAGCCGATGGCGCCCTCACCCTCGCCCGGAATGGTGAGCACCAGACAGGGACGCGCTTGCTGTCCAGGCCCGGCGATGGACTCCGCCTGGATGAAGCCGCTCTCGATGTGCGGCGCCAGGGTGTCCAACACCACCTGCGCGGCCAGGCGCTCCTCGGGCACGAGCCCCGCGCCAGGGTTGTTCTGCAGCTTCGGAGTCAGGGCGATGAGCTTCCGGAGCACATCGAGGAAGCGGTCCTCACGCAGGGCAAGTGCTTTCATGGGCGGGATTGGAGCCCAGGCACCCGGGAGAAGTCACCGGAAAGAATGGCAAACCTTTCCGGGTCGCGAGGGACGAAGCCCCACGGGCGCCCGACCGACCGGTGCCTGACACATCCGAGTCACCGGACACCCCACGCCGATGCGTCCCCACGGGTGCGGCCCCATCGTGTCCTCACCATGCCCAAGCCACGTCCATCGAAGCCGCCTCGCGTGCTGTTCATCCGGGACTGGGCGCCGACGTCCGCCGGGCCTCGCCCCCAGCAGACCGACCCCGTGACGACGATGAAAGTGGGTGAGGAGTCCGACAGCGGCGACGACCTGCAACGCTGATGGCGCCCAGGCGCGGAGGCACGGTGGTGTTGGTGGGCTCGCGCGCGGATGCCCATGTCCAAGAGGTGGCGCGCAGGCTCCACGCCGAGGACGTGGACGCCTTGGTGGTGGACACGCTCGCGTTCCCCGAGGAGACGCGGCTGTCGCTCACGGAGGACCTGGCCGGCATCGTGGTGGACGGGCGCGAAGTGGGACGGCCCGCCGCCGTGTACGTGCGCGGTCTTCATGCGCACCCGCTGGCCGCGAAGGTGGAAGCGCACGACGCCATGGACGCGGACTGGCGCACCACGCTCACCGCGTTTCGAGAGAAGAGCGCGCTGCTGCTCGGCGTCTTGGGACGCTGGGAGCGCCTGGGCGTGCCGCTGTACAACCCGCCCTCCGCCGACTGGGGGATGCACAAACCCGCGCAGCTCGCCGCGCTCCAGGCCGCGGGGCTGCCCGTGCCCCGGACGCTTTGGACGAATGACGCGGAGGCCGTGCGCCGCTTCGCGCGGAGCGGACGCGTGGCCTACAAGCCCATCGCGGGGGGCGCGGCCACGCAGGAGCTGTGTGAGGACGACCTCACGGAGGAACGTCTCGCCGCGCTGGCCGCCGCGCCCGTCACCTTCCAGGAGTTGCTGCCGGGCGAGGACCTCCGCGTGTACGTGCTGGACGGCGCCGTCATCGCGAGCCTGCGCGTCGTCTCGGCGTCACTGGACTTCCGGCAGCACGAGGCACGCATCGAGCCGGTGACGCTGCCCCCGGACATAGCCAGCGCCTGTGTGAAGGCGTGCGAAGTGCTGGGCCTGCGGTGGACGGGGTTGGACCTGAAGCGGGATGGGGACGGCGTGCCCAGGTTCCTGGAGCTGAATGGCTCGGCGATGTTCCTGGGCTTCGACGCGCGCGGCGGCTCGGACGTGGCGGGACAGTTGGCGCGTGCGCTCGCACGGCACGCGCGCGACGTGTAGCGCGTGCTCAGCGACGGCCGAGGAACTGCGGGTCCTTCCAATCCCAGAGCCGCTCCGGGTGTTCGTCCACGTCGAGAGGGAAGCTGTTCCACCGGTACACGGCGCGCGAGCTGGCGCCGTGGACGTGGAGGACCAGGCTCAGCACGGCGAGCACCGCGAAGGTGGCCGTGAGTCCGCGCCGGGCCTCGGGGCCTTGCCATCGCAGCGCACGCACCACCGGCACGAGGAAGAAGACGAGGAAGGGCACCATGTCCGAGAAGAAGCGCGGACCATACGAATGCCCCGCCCACCAATGCGGGAAGGTGGAGATGGCGACCCAGTGCAGCGTCACCACCGCGAGCAGGACCGCGTGCAGCCGCGTGAAGGCGCGGGCGCGGAAGTCCAGCCACAGCCCCCAGGCGCACAGGAGCAGCACGGGGGTGTAGACGAGCAACCCGCGGGCGGGCGACACGAGGTTTCCGGCCAGGGCCTCGGCCACGCGTGACGCGGACAGCTCCAGCCGCTGCGGCTCGTAGTACGGCGCGAGCACGGAGCCGTAGTGAGCGAGGTTCACCGTCACCCACGGGATGGCCACCCCGAGCGCGCCCGCGAAGAACTTCCACGCGTGACGTGGAGAAGTCCCCAGCACGTAGAGGGATAGCAGCAGCACGGAGATGCTGTTGGTGGGCCTCATGACGTAGGCGAGCGCGAGGAGCATCCCCGCCCAGGCCACGTGGCGTGGAGCCTCACGTGCGAGCACGAGCGCCAGCAACACCCCGGTGAGGCACAGCAAGGAGGGGGCGTGCTGCCACAGCGCGCGGCTGGCGGTGGAGAGCAGCGGCGTGCAGAAGACGAAGACGGCGGCCAGCAGCAGCGCGCGGCGGCGAGACAGGTGCAGCGCGGTGCCAAGCACATACATGACGACGCCCGCGAGCGCCGTCAGCACGGAGGCAAAGAGGCGCTGGGGACCGTTCCACGCATCCAGGTCCACACGGCCCGTCGCGTCGTAGAGGTGGCGCCAGTGCGCCAGGGGATGCGCCAGCGCGGGATGGAGACTGCCCGCGGGTGTGGCGAGGCGAACGAAGCCATCCACCAGCACCACCATGGGCACCGCGGCGAGGGAGGGGCCCAGGGGGAAGTAATTGTAGAGGTGGCCGTCGCGTTCGTAGAGGCCGTGGCGATAGGACTCGAAGGTCGGCGCGTACTCGTCCAGGTCGAGGTTCCCCTCCCGCAGCAGCGACAGCGTGGTGGGGAGCGTCAGCTTGGAATCGAAGGGCGTGTGGACAGGGAATGCCGCCAACGCCGCGAAGAAGCCCACGAAGAGCAGCGCCCGCCCGGCCCAAATCCGAGACATGGCGCGCACGGGCGCGGAGGCAACGGGAGCGCAGACGGCGGATGGGTTCATCGCGGTGGAGGGCCGCCGTCTTAATGGCTCAGGCCCACGAAAGCCAGGAGCCACTGCAAAGACTGACACCTGGGCCCACCACGGCGGGCCTGAATAGACTGT
This genomic window from Myxococcus hansupus contains:
- a CDS encoding pyridoxal-phosphate-dependent aminotransferase family protein gives rise to the protein MRDLLMIPGPVEFEPEVLQALGAPTLSHTDPAFIALFGRALKRLREVCLAPSAQPFVVSGSGTLAMELAVANLVEPGDAALVVNTGYFSDRMAKILERHGAKVTHVRAPPGDVPSLDEVETHLSQGGFKLLSITHVDTSTGVLAPAEPLVRAARKHGVLSVVDGVCATAAETFRQDAWEADVYLTASQKAVGVPPGLALLTVGPRAMEAWRKRRAPVASVYADFAEWLPIMEAYEAGKPAYFATPPVNLVAALDVSLGQILAEGMEARFARHQRMARAFRAGWKALGLRLLPTSEAVAANTLSAVYYPEGVDAALVGGVKGQGVVVAGGLHPDLKTRYFRVGHMNRVGPADVLSTVGALERALAAAGHRAEPGAGVAAAQASLLAG
- a CDS encoding response regulator, with the protein product MSRPLLVVDDDADLREALEEVLRDAGYTVLGASNGKHALEVLGGASELPGLVLLDMMMPIMDGGGFARAMRQVPAWRDIPVLVFSASANARQVADEIGACGHLRKPVDVETLLDAVGKHLTA
- a CDS encoding DUF2378 family protein; amino-acid sequence: MYAGYESSSGGGAAWELELRRLAATDDDMARGMFFQGTLDVVGFLGGDGAVARCKGVAGMWEINLLHLYPISRYLRMSSTAARLLAPQLDGFEGVLRRMGTQATVDFVASMFGRELMRTANGKPRHLLESLGEAYLAAVTYGERYPVWTGETSARFIMRRDFMPAAYHEGVLHGVLEAVGAREVRVHGRQVGLLDSEYELSWK
- a CDS encoding cation:proton antiporter, encoding MHTNALALLILQLIVIIGLSRLIGRGARWLGQPLVIAEVVAGIVLGPSLLGWLAPDVMNSLFPASSMPVLTLLSQVGLVLFMFLIGLELDPQLLKGRGHTSVAISHSSIVVPFALGAGAGALWLYKSLSSPEVPFSSFVLFMGVAMSITAFPVLARILTERGLLQSKVGTVAIACAAVDDVTAWCLLAFVVSIVRASSLAQAGLTTVLALAYIVFMLMVVKPFLARLGARVASREGLTQNVVAVTLVMLLASAGVTELIGIHALFGAFLFGAVIPKEGRLAESLAERLEDVAVVLLLPVFFAFSGLRTQIGLLNTAEDWVTCGVIIVLACLGKFGGSAVAARMTGLRWREASAIGILMNTRGLMELIVLNIGLDLGVISPQLFTMMVLMALVTTFITTPLLRWIYPTEELARDRVVVPMPVEPGAVPYSVLMCVSHGQAGPGMATLARSLTGAEEGAQLHALHLVSPERASLRPEQQRDPEEDSALTPLLWRAESLGLSVRPLSFVSGEPAQDICRTAKARRADLVLLGWHKPLFSQTVLGGTVHEVMQEASGPVAVLVDRGLADIKRVLVPFIGSQHDRAALALARRLMKQSGAEVTVLHVTADLGGHGGARAQVEELFPSTEGGVVLKVVRSDAPDEAALEEARHGYDLVIVGVGAQWGLEDKVFGLHRERIVRDAPGSLLVVCDPAPASAAEATPEAADNGPHAARALPVRS
- a CDS encoding M20/M25/M40 family metallo-hydrolase produces the protein MKALALREDRFLDVLRKLIALTPKLQNNPGAGLVPEERLAAQVVLDTLAPHIESGFIQAESIAGPGQQARPCLVLTIPGEGEGAIGFVGAHFDVVPADQKAEGWDRDPFTLWEGPGGVLYGRGVTDCLGHVAVLTDLVAQLAERKVRPSRTLKVVLISNEESSELPGLGLNYVAEQGKLKPLDGQPVYWLDSANFGPTLGTAGVTLWELKVTGVGGHSGMPQNCVNALELGMAASLELARFFHERFPPTEDEKRWGFLSSSSLKATVVEAPNTKETKVPADVVIRGDIRLTPFYDLAKVQQEVEGFMRELDARLERGDAPAHFPHARTAGGKRGTLAFRFQGTGTEGIACRLDSDGLRALKEAMQVVRGVAATPFSLTGSLPLVRDLQRQGCDVQITGFGDMQYYHAPNEQARLEDFRQGFAILRELLVRL
- a CDS encoding ATP-grasp domain-containing protein, which encodes MAPRRGGTVVLVGSRADAHVQEVARRLHAEDVDALVVDTLAFPEETRLSLTEDLAGIVVDGREVGRPAAVYVRGLHAHPLAAKVEAHDAMDADWRTTLTAFREKSALLLGVLGRWERLGVPLYNPPSADWGMHKPAQLAALQAAGLPVPRTLWTNDAEAVRRFARSGRVAYKPIAGGAATQELCEDDLTEERLAALAAAPVTFQELLPGEDLRVYVLDGAVIASLRVVSASLDFRQHEARIEPVTLPPDIASACVKACEVLGLRWTGLDLKRDGDGVPRFLELNGSAMFLGFDARGGSDVAGQLARALARHARDV